From the Lolium rigidum isolate FL_2022 chromosome 2, APGP_CSIRO_Lrig_0.1, whole genome shotgun sequence genome, one window contains:
- the LOC124693226 gene encoding soluble inorganic pyrophosphatase 6, chloroplastic-like, translating to MATAVTASATAATRFTRLAGVGLRHSSCRLRTAVRFQRPGLTTTALLRPTELKPKDLGQPETLDYRVFLVDGAGRKFSPWHDVPLRAGDGVFHFIVEIPKESSAKMEVATDEAFTPIKQDTKKGNLRYYPYNINWNYGLLPQTWEDPTAANADVEGALGDNDPVDVVEIGERRANIGDVLRVKPLAALAMIDEGELDWKIVAISLDDPKAALVNDVDDVEQHFPGTLTAIRDWFRDYKIPDGKPANRFGLGNKPTSKAYALKVIEETNESWEKLVKRKIPAGELSLA from the exons ATGGCGACGGCGGTCACAGCCTCCGCGACGGCGGCGACCCGCTTCACGCGCCTGGCGGGCGTGGGCCTCCGGCACAGCAGCTGCCGCCTCCGCACCGCCGTCCGCTTCCAGCGCCCGGGTCTCACCACCACCGCGCTCCTCCGGCCCACCGAGCTCAAGCCCAAGGACCTGGGCCAGCCCGAGACGCTCGACTACCGCGTCTTCCTCGTCGACGGCGCCGGCCGCAAGTTCTCCCCCTGGCACGACGTGCCCCTGCGCGCCGGGGACGGGGTcttccacttcatcgtggagatcCCCAAGGAGAGCAGCGCCAAGATGGAGGTCGCTACCGACGAGGCCTTCACGCCCATCAAGCAGGACACCAAGAAGGGCAACCTCCGTTACTACCC GTACAACATCAACTGGAACTATGGGTTACTTCCTCAAACATGGGAGGACCCAACTGCTGCAAATGCTGATGTTGAAGGAGCACTTGGAGACAATGATCCTG TTGATGTTGTTGAGATTGGTGAAAGACGAGCTAACATCGGGGATGTTCTTAGGGTGAAACCATTGGCAGCTTTGGCAATGATTGACGAGGGAGAGCTTGACTGGAAAATTGTGGCCATTTCTTTGGATGATCCCAAAGCAGCTCTTGTGAATGATGTGGATGATGTTGAACAGCATTTTCCG GGAACATTGACTGCCATCAGAGATTGGTTCAGAGACTACAAGATACCAGATGGTAAGCCTGCCAACAGATTTGGCCTCGGCAACAAGCCCACAAGCAAG GCATATGCACTCAAGGTCATTGAAGAAACCAATGAATCATGGGAGAAATTGGTGAAGAGGAAGATTCCTGCTGGAGAGCTCTCACTAGCCTAA
- the LOC124688479 gene encoding ethylene receptor 4-like: MARHFSAAGVVQRYYCGGACDGRDDGAVQAMLQCQRVSDFLIAASYLSIPLELLYFASCADLAPLKWLLLQLASFAVLGGTTHLLAVFSHIHPHSSGLLLASTATKLLAALVSFATAVSLVIFIPRLIRAKLREALLRAKARQLDRDLGIVRRRVEATSRVVHMLTHHIRSSPPLDAHTILHTTMLHLVDALALHSCAVWMPGHDAGDDLHLVHQLSLRGKGPVSVVLGSQAPISMDDPDVADVMASEAAKVLRPGSALAMASSGGLQPRGAVAAIRIPMLKVSNFDGRKAPVASSFAILVLVLRNKQDGYTSSREWGRQDLEVMQVIADQVAVALSHAAVLEEWQAMRDKLAEQHRALLHAKQETMMATNGINNIQSAMCHGMRKPMYSIIGLLSMVSQVENMRPEQRLLADAIARTSTLSLALMNDVATETLTVDRRPFGLHSLIRETMSVAGCLAGCEGVGFSYQLENSLPAWVVGDETRVFHLLLQMVGALLTQQRSDAGRLLFSVSTCTAGQEDCIPAQPNLSPGCSICVKFQVTMERSTGCSQSPSRPVDSEISIMCKKIVQMMSGSMRSALDGETITLILQFQLQQSGVCRRTPLSVPRFDGLRILLADGDCMSQAVTQKLLEKLGCQVVSVSSGAHCLALMGSADSSFQLLFLDLDMDAFEVALLIRELRNRCWLLIVAALAVSVDDSVREMCRRSGINGLIQKPITLAALGAQLYRVIRN; this comes from the exons ATGGCGCGGCACTTCTCGGCGGCGGGGGTCGTGCAGAGATACTACTGCGGTGGCGCGTGCGACGGCCGGGACGACGGCGCGGTGCAGGCGATGCTGCAGTGCCAGCGGGTGAGTGACTTCCTCATCGCCGCCTCCTACCTCTCCATCCCGCTTGAGCTCCTCTACTTCGCCTCCTGCGCCGACCTCGCCCCGCTCAAGTGGCTCCTGCTGCAGCTCGCCTCCTTCGCCGTGCTCGGCGGCACGACCCACCTGCTCGCCGTCTTCTCCCACATCCACCCGCACTCATCCGGCCTCCTGctcgcctccaccgccaccaagcTCCTCGCGGCCCTCGTCTCCTTCGCCACCGCCGTCTCCCTCGTCATCTTCATTCCCCGCCTCATCCGCGCAAAGCTCCGGGAGGCGCTCCTCCGCGCCAAGGCCCGCCAGCTCGACCGCGACCTCGGCATCGTCCGCCGCCGCGTCGAGGCCACCTCCCGCGTCGTCCACATGCTCACGCACCACATTCGGAGCTCCCCGCCGCTCGACGCGCACACCATCCTCCACACCACCATGCTCCACCTCGTCGACGCCCTCGCGCTCCACAGCTGCGCCGTATGGATGCCCGGCCACGATGCCGGCGACGATCTCCACCTTGTGCACCAGCTCAGCCTCAGGGGCAAGGGCCCCGTCAGCGTCGTGCTGGGCTCGCAGGCCCCAATCTCCATGGATGACCCCGACGTGGCTGACGTAATGGCCAGCGAGGCTGCCAAGGTGCTCAGGCCAGGCTCTGCGCTCGCCATGGCAAGCAGCGGTGGCCTCCAACCGCGGGGAGCCGTGGCTGCCATACGGATCCCCATGCTCAAGGTCTCCAATTTCGACGGAAGAAAGGCACCGGTGGCAAGCTCATTTGCCATCTTGGTGTTGGTTCTTCGCAACAAGCAGGATGGCTACACCAGTAGCAGAGAATGGGGCAGACAAGACCTGGAGGTTATGCAGGTGATCGCAGATCAGGTCGCCGTGGCGCTCTCCCACGCGGCGGTCCTAGAGGAGTGGCAAGCCATGCGCGATAAGCTCGCCGAGCAGCACAGGGCCCTGCTGCACGCCAAGCAGGAAACCATGATGGCGACCAATGGTATCAACAACATCCAGAGCGCCATGTGCCACGGCATGCGAAAGCCGATGTACTCAATCATCGGGCTGCTCTCCATGGTGTCGCAGGTGGAGAACATGCGCCCCGAGCAGAGGCTTCTGGCCGATGCCATCGCCAGGACAAGCACCCTCTCCTTGGCACTGATGAACGATGTCGCCACGGAGACGTTGACGGTGGATCGCAGGCCATTCGGCCTCCACTCCCTGATCAGAGAGACGATGAGCGTGGCGGGATGCCTGGCCGGCTGCGAAGGAGTTGGTTTCTCCTACCAGCTGGAGAATTCATTGCCTGCGTGGGTCGTCGGCGATGAGACGCGAGTCTTCCATCTCCTGCTGCAAATGGTGGGTGCTCTGCTTACCCAGCAGCGCAGCGACGCAGGGCGTCTCTTGTTCTCCGTCAGTACCTGCACTGCGGGCCAAGAGGATTGCATCCCGGCGCAGCCAAATCTGTCTCCAGGTTGCAGCATCTGTGTCAAGTTTCAGGTTACCATGGAAAGATCAACTGGGTGCAGCCAATCTCCCAGCAGACCGGTCGACTCTGAGATCAGCAT CATGTGCAAGAAGATTGTGCAG ATGATGAGTGGTAGCATGCGATCCGCATTGGATGGAGAAACCATCACCCTCATCCTACAGTTCCAGCTGCAACAATCAGGCGTGTGCCGAAGAACCCCATTGTCCGTTCCTCGCTTTGATGGCCTGAGGATCCTGCTCGCGGATGGCGACTGCATGAGCCAGGCGGTGACGCAGAAGCTCCTCGAGAAGCTCGGCTGTCAGGTCGTATCGGTTTCGTCGGGCGCCCACTGTCTGGCCTTAATGGGGAGCGCCGACTCTTCTTTCCAGCTCCTCTTTCTTGACCTTGACATGGATGCGTTTGAGGTGGCCCTCCTGATCAGGGAGCTCAGGAATAGGTGCTGGCTACTCATAGTCGCAGCTCTCGCCGTGAGTGTCGACGACAGCGTCCGTGAGATGTGCCGTCGGTCAGGGATAAACGGTCTGATCCAGAAACCTATCACGCTGGCGGCACTAGGAGCTCAGCTCTACAGAGTCATTCGGAACTGA